A genomic segment from Necator americanus strain Aroian chromosome III, whole genome shotgun sequence encodes:
- a CDS encoding hypothetical protein (NECATOR_CHRIII.G8879.T1), translating into MEKIIYDFYSDLRQGSLHITCWNARFLNSGRPARPRCCIKKELHMTSATIAQSAYCPSSKGSLRERSLIGLKVLDEEQPCEEAGFRKGFSTIDHIHTVSKLIEVSREYKMPLCLTFIDLKKAFDSVEMEAVVEALDNQGVPTQYIKVLRQLYSNFTTGISPFYKNIIIEVKRDVRQDDTISLKIFTATLENAMLKLEWDDMGVKVEGPQLHHLLMTSY; encoded by the coding sequence atggagaaaatcatctacgacttctactctgatctccgGCAAGGTTCTTTACACATTACCTgttggaatgcaaggttcctaaacagtggaagaccagcaagacctcgttgttgtataaaaaaggagctccacatgacatcagcaactatcgcccagtctgcttactgtccttcatctaaagGCTCTCTACGAGAgcgatccttaataggattgaaagtcttggatgaagaaCAGCCGTGCGAGGAAGCAggatttcgaaaaggattcagcacgattgaccacattcacactgtttcgaaactcatcgaagtatcacgagagtacaagatgccgctctgtctcaccttcatcgacttgaagaaggccttcgactcagttgagatggaagcggtcgtggaagccttggacaaccaaggcgtccctactcagtacataaaggtacttcgacagttgtacagtaacttcacgaccgggatttcgccattctacaagaatatcatcattgaagTGAAGAGGGACGTCCGACAGGATGATACAATCTCActaaaaatattcacagccacactcgagaacgcgatgctaaagttggaatgggacgacatgggggT
- a CDS encoding hypothetical protein (NECATOR_CHRIII.G8878.T1): protein MTICTYNARTLASEAAIEDLIMKSKKIKYDIIGLTETRRNAVYETGEVLFLGTCDSRGVGGVGVLINTSMAKNIDSFEQLRTRIGRLQMRRCGPTPALTIFVAYTPTSSYDEKEVEAFYMDLEKFYREDHAFYKVIIGDFNAKIGPKRTPEELHIGTHGLQWNDQGERLSYFIMTTKTILGNSQFQKPSSLRWTWESPGGGYRNEIDHIIVNKRFCLTDVAVVPKFYTGSDHRLLRGRFSFTRRAERAAKFRWRNPRTIINWDLFATLAGFWEDSAMDNIDKEYDRLVEHLHNCTKKAKSFKTTKRRLSLETWSCTSRR from the coding sequence atgacgatctgtacttataacgcacgtacgcttgcatcggaagcggccatcgaagatctgattatgaaatccaagaaaattaaGTACGAcatcatcggactgaccgagacgagacgaaaTGCCGTATACGAAACTGGAGAAGTACTGtttttaggaacatgcgacagcagaggtgttggtggagttggcgtcctcatcaacacgagtatggcaaagaacatcgactctttcgaacaacttaggacccgaatcggacgtctgcagatgagaagatgtggtccaacaccagctttgactatcttcgtcgcttacactccaacatcaagctacgacgaaaaagaagtcgaagctttctacatggacctggagaagttctaccgagaagatcatgccttctacaaggtcataattggcgatttcaacgccaaaattggcccaaaaagaacgccggaggaacttcacatcgggacccacggccttcaatggaatgaccagggggagaggctctcctacttcatcatgacgactaagaccatccttgggaactcgcaattccagaagccgtCCTCTCTACggtggacgtgggagtcacccggtggagggtaccgtaatgaaatagaccacatcatcgtcaataaaaggttctgcctgacggacgtcgctgttgtaccaaagttctataccggatcggaccatcgcctcctccgaggaagattttccttcacaaggagagcagagagagccgccaagttcagatggagaaatcccaggactatcatcaactgggatctcttcgcaacgttagccggcttttgggaagattccgcaatggacaacatcgacaaagaatatgaccggctcgttgaacaccttcacaattgcacgaagaaggctaagagttttaaaaccaccaagagacgcctgtcacTTGAAacgtggagctgcacgagccgcaggtaa
- a CDS encoding hypothetical protein (NECATOR_CHRIII.G8876.T2), with the protein MESPFQAARRVPSSAEERSPSRSRSGIQKREVQAEARSGIQKREVQAEAIQKKEVHAEADERSRSEKSKQKRSRRKKSKQKPIRDPEARSPSRSPIRDPEARSPSRSPIRDPEARSPSRSDPEERSPSRRRSGIQKREVQAEARSEIQKKDVQAEARSGTQKRQVQAEARSGIQKREVQAEARSGT; encoded by the exons ATGGAATCCCCGTTtcaggctgcccgcagagttccgAGCAGCGCAG aagaaagaagtcCAAGCAGAAGCCGATCAGGGATCCAGAAGCGAGAAGTCCAAGCAGAAGCCCGATCAGGGATCCAGAAGCGAGAAGTCCAAGCAGAAGCgatccagaagaaagaagtcCACGCAGAAGCCGATGAGAGATCCAGAAGCGAGAAGTCCAAGCAGAAGCgatccagaagaaagaagtcCAAGCAGAAGCCGATCAGGGATCCAGAAGCGAGAAGTCCAAGCAGAAGCCCGATCAGGGATCCAGAAGCGAGAAGTCCAAGCAGAAGCCCGATCAGGGACCCAGAAGCGAGAAGTCCAAGCAGAAGCgatccagaagaaagaagtcCAAGCAGAAGACGATCAGGGATCCAGAAGCGAGAAGTCCAAGCAGAAGCACGATCAgagatccagaagaaagatGTCCAAGCAGAAGCCCGATCAGGGACCCAGAAGCGACAAGTCCAAGCAGAAGCCCGATCAGGGATCCAGAAGCGAGAAGTCCAAGCAGAAGCCCGATCAGGAACCTAG
- a CDS encoding hypothetical protein (NECATOR_CHRIII.G8876.T1), whose product MESPFQAARRVPSSAAEARSGIQKKEVQAEADQGSRSEKSKQKPDQGSRSEKSKQKRSRRKKSTQKPMRDPEARSPSRSDPEERSPSRSRSGIQKREVQAEARSGIQKREVQAEARSGTQKREVQAEAIQKKEVQAEDDQGSRSEKSKQKHDQRSRRKMSKQKPDQGPRSDKSKQKPDQGSRSEKSKQKPDQEPRSEKSKQKPDQGSRSEKSKQKPDQGSRSEKSKQKPDQGSRSEKSKQKPDQGPRSEKSKQKPDQGSRSEKSKQKPDQGSRSKKTEQKQRKRSGVHVQDVSKDQYDQLNKDVQMFVSYEELDEDAYRKYADDILPKRVPHEIDFETTVANLEKLFASKKTLIR is encoded by the exons ATGGAATCCCCGTTtcaggctgcccgcagagttccgAGCAGCGCAG CAGAAGCCCGATCAGGgatccagaagaaagaagtcCAAGCAGAAGCCGATCAGGGATCCAGAAGCGAGAAGTCCAAGCAGAAGCCCGATCAGGGATCCAGAAGCGAGAAGTCCAAGCAGAAGCgatccagaagaaagaagtcCACGCAGAAGCCGATGAGAGATCCAGAAGCGAGAAGTCCAAGCAGAAGCgatccagaagaaagaagtcCAAGCAGAAGCCGATCAGGGATCCAGAAGCGAGAAGTCCAAGCAGAAGCCCGATCAGGGATCCAGAAGCGAGAAGTCCAAGCAGAAGCCCGATCAGGGACCCAGAAGCGAGAAGTCCAAGCAGAAGCgatccagaagaaagaagtcCAAGCAGAAGACGATCAGGGATCCAGAAGCGAGAAGTCCAAGCAGAAGCACGATCAgagatccagaagaaagatGTCCAAGCAGAAGCCCGATCAGGGACCCAGAAGCGACAAGTCCAAGCAGAAGCCCGATCAGGGATCCAGAAGCGAGAAGTCCAAGCAGAAGCCCGATCAGGAACCTAGAAGCGAGAAGTCCAAGCAGAAGCCCGATCAGGGATCCAGAAGCGAGAAGTCCAAGCAGAAGCCCGATCAGGGATCCAGAAGCGAGAAGTCCAAGCAGAAGCCCGATCAGGGATCCAGAAGCGAGAAGTCCAAGCAGAAGCCCGATCAGGGACCCAGAAGCGAGAAGTCCAAGCAGAAGCCCGATCAGGGATCCAGAAGCGAGAAGTCCAAGCAGAAGCCCGATCAGGGATCCAGAAGCAAGAAGACCGAGCAGAAGCAGCGCAAACGGAGCGGAGTCCATGTCCAGGACGTCAGCAAAGATCAATACGACCAGCTGAATAAGGACGTGCAAATGTTCGTGTCCTACGAAGAG CTGGACGAAGATGCATATCGCAAATATGCGGATGACATATTACCGAAACGAGTTCCGCACGAGATCGATTTCGAGACGACGGTCGCGAATCTGGAGAAGCTTTTCGCGTCAAAGAAGACGCTGATTCGATGA
- a CDS encoding hypothetical protein (NECATOR_CHRIII.G8875.T1): MVENGYALLIVDSATRLFRTDYPARQELVARQMALAKMMRLLVKLAGEFGVAILITNQVTADVDQIFTIQPEGNRPIGGNIVAHMSTTRLEFRKSHGQKRICKVVKSPNLPEAESSFAITFQGIDDIHE, encoded by the exons ATGGTCGAAAACGGCTACGCTCTGCTTATTGTGGATAGCGCCACTCGCCTTTTTAG AACTGATTATCCTGCCAGACAAGAGCTGGTTGCGCGACAAATGGCTCTTGCTAA AATGATGCGATTGCTCGTCAAGCTCGCAGGAGAATTCGGTGTGGCGATTTTGATAACCAATCAG gtcaCGGCTGATGTGGATCAAATCTTTACGATACAGCCGGAAGGAAATAGGCCAATAGGCGGCAATATAGTTGCTCATATGAGCACTACACG ATTGGAATTTCGTAAAAGCCACGGTCAAAAAAGGATTTGTAAGGTAGTCAAGAGCCCGAACTTGCCCGAAGCGGAATCTTCGTTCGCCATAACTTTTCAAGGAATCGATGATATCCATGAATAA
- a CDS encoding hypothetical protein (NECATOR_CHRIII.G8877.T1) — protein MIKRIDEDARLKELDYTALKTLKFVARLQDSSLREVRLRMLCRLDTHTEDAPLTMEVAEWENFTALKMDNTDMEGSHDVHVLHKKNVKCFNCGGPHYRSTCPLLSSSTGQKMRQRPRRRSNRRKKSQCKNVVTFAAENARTYLDLNIRGRSLRLQLDTGADITLVSHRTWKKLGSPPLNPVSCQSKRQMDHR, from the coding sequence ATGATCAAGCGGATAGACGAAGACGCTCGACTGAAGGAGCTGGACTACACAGCACTGAAGACGCTGAAGTTCGTAGCAAGACTTCAGGATTCATCGCTTCGTGAAGTTCGTCTCAGAATGCTCTGTCGACTGGATACGCACACAGAAGATGCGCCGTTGACGATGGAAGTTGCTGAATGGGAGAACTTCACCGCATTGAAGATGGACAACACAGACATGGAAGGAAGTCATGATGTCCATGTCCTGCACAAAAAGAATGTGAAGTGCTTCAATTGTGGAGGACCGCACTACAGAAGCACATGTCCGCTTCTCTCCTCCAGCACTGGACAGAAGATGCGACAGAGACCAAGAAGACGATCCAACCGTCGCAAGAAAAGTCAGTGCAAGAACGTTGTCACCTTCGCCGCAGAGAACGCTCGAACCTACCTCGATTTAAATATCAGGGGACGTTCTCTACGCTTGCAGCTCGACACAGGCGCAGATATCACGTTGGTATCACATCGAACGTGGAAAAAGCTCGGATCTCCACCCTTGAACCCTGTATCATGCCAGTCAAAACGGCAGATGGATCACCGATGA
- a CDS encoding hypothetical protein (NECATOR_CHRIII.G8876.T3), giving the protein MESPFQAARRVPSSAGLAVLRFDAEARSGIQKKEVQAEADQGSRSEKSKQKPDQGSRSEKSKQKRSRRKKSTQKPMRDPEARSPSRSDPEERSPSRSRSGIQKREVQAEARSGIQKREVQAEARSGTQKREVQAEAIQKKEVQAEDDQGSRSEKSKQKHDQRSRRKMSKQKPDQGPRSDKSKQKPDQGSRSEKSKQKPDQEPRSEKSKQKPDQGSRSEKSKQKPDQGSRSEKSKQKPDQGSRSEKSKQKPDQGPRSEKSKQKPDQGSRSEKSKQKPDQGSRSKKTEQKQRKRSGVHVQDVSKDQYDQLNKDVQMFVSYEELDEDAYRKYADDILPKRVPHEIDFETTVANLEKLFASKKTLIR; this is encoded by the exons ATGGAATCCCCGTTtcaggctgcccgcagagttccgAGCAGCGCAGGTTTGGCGGTTCTGCGCTTTGATG CAGAAGCCCGATCAGGgatccagaagaaagaagtcCAAGCAGAAGCCGATCAGGGATCCAGAAGCGAGAAGTCCAAGCAGAAGCCCGATCAGGGATCCAGAAGCGAGAAGTCCAAGCAGAAGCgatccagaagaaagaagtcCACGCAGAAGCCGATGAGAGATCCAGAAGCGAGAAGTCCAAGCAGAAGCgatccagaagaaagaagtcCAAGCAGAAGCCGATCAGGGATCCAGAAGCGAGAAGTCCAAGCAGAAGCCCGATCAGGGATCCAGAAGCGAGAAGTCCAAGCAGAAGCCCGATCAGGGACCCAGAAGCGAGAAGTCCAAGCAGAAGCgatccagaagaaagaagtcCAAGCAGAAGACGATCAGGGATCCAGAAGCGAGAAGTCCAAGCAGAAGCACGATCAgagatccagaagaaagatGTCCAAGCAGAAGCCCGATCAGGGACCCAGAAGCGACAAGTCCAAGCAGAAGCCCGATCAGGGATCCAGAAGCGAGAAGTCCAAGCAGAAGCCCGATCAGGAACCTAGAAGCGAGAAGTCCAAGCAGAAGCCCGATCAGGGATCCAGAAGCGAGAAGTCCAAGCAGAAGCCCGATCAGGGATCCAGAAGCGAGAAGTCCAAGCAGAAGCCCGATCAGGGATCCAGAAGCGAGAAGTCCAAGCAGAAGCCCGATCAGGGACCCAGAAGCGAGAAGTCCAAGCAGAAGCCCGATCAGGGATCCAGAAGCGAGAAGTCCAAGCAGAAGCCCGATCAGGGATCCAGAAGCAAGAAGACCGAGCAGAAGCAGCGCAAACGGAGCGGAGTCCATGTCCAGGACGTCAGCAAAGATCAATACGACCAGCTGAATAAGGACGTGCAAATGTTCGTGTCCTACGAAGAG CTGGACGAAGATGCATATCGCAAATATGCGGATGACATATTACCGAAACGAGTTCCGCACGAGATCGATTTCGAGACGACGGTCGCGAATCTGGAGAAGCTTTTCGCGTCAAAGAAGACGCTGATTCGATGA
- a CDS encoding hypothetical protein (NECATOR_CHRIII.G8878.T2) has product MTICTYNARTLASEAAIEDLIMKSKKIKYDIIGLTETRRNAVYETGEVLFLGTCDSRGVGGVGVLINTSMAKNIDSFEQLRTRIGRLQMRRCGPTPALTIFVAYTPTSSYDEKEVEAFYMDLEKFYREDHAFYKVIIGDFNAKIGPKRTPEELHIGTHGLQWNDQGERLSYFIMTTKTILGNSQFQKPSSLRWTWESPGGGYRNEIDHIIVNKRFCLTDVAVVPKFYTGSDHRLLRGRFSFTRRAERAAKFRWRNPRTIINWDLFATLAGFWEDSAMDNIDKEYDRLVEHLHNCTKKAKSFKTTKRRLSLETWSCTSRRKTLKREEQKCWLKLQRRGKASARGDFASRKTSVTALRNPKLTTIASKRGMEKIIYDFYSDLRQGSLHITCWNARFLNSGRPARPRCCIKKELHMTSATIAQSAYCPSSKGSLRERSLIGLKVLDEEQPCEEAGFRKGFSTIDHIHTVSKLIEVSREYKMPLCLTFIDLKKAFDSVEMEAVVEALDNQGVPTQYIKVLRQLYSNFTTGISPFYKNIIIEVKRDVRQDDTISLKIFTATLENAMLKLEWDDMGVKVEGPQLHHLLMTSY; this is encoded by the exons atgacgatctgtacttataacgcacgtacgcttgcatcggaagcggccatcgaagatctgattatgaaatccaagaaaattaaGTACGAcatcatcggactgaccgagacgagacgaaaTGCCGTATACGAAACTGGAGAAGTACTGtttttaggaacatgcgacagcagaggtgttggtggagttggcgtcctcatcaacacgagtatggcaaagaacatcgactctttcgaacaacttaggacccgaatcggacgtctgcagatgagaagatgtggtccaacaccagctttgactatcttcgtcgcttacactccaacatcaagctacgacgaaaaagaagtcgaagctttctacatggacctggagaagttctaccgagaagatcatgccttctacaaggtcataattggcgatttcaacgccaaaattggcccaaaaagaacgccggaggaacttcacatcgggacccacggccttcaatggaatgaccagggggagaggctctcctacttcatcatgacgactaagaccatccttgggaactcgcaattccagaagccgtCCTCTCTACggtggacgtgggagtcacccggtggagggtaccgtaatgaaatagaccacatcatcgtcaataaaaggttctgcctgacggacgtcgctgttgtaccaaagttctataccggatcggaccatcgcctcctccgaggaagattttccttcacaaggagagcagagagagccgccaagttcagatggagaaatcccaggactatcatcaactgggatctcttcgcaacgttagccggcttttgggaagattccgcaatggacaacatcgacaaagaatatgaccggctcgttgaacaccttcacaattgcacgaagaaggctaagagttttaaaaccaccaagagacgcctgtcacTTGAAacgtggagctgcacgagccgcag gaagaccttaaaaagagaagagcagaagtgctggctgaagctgcagaggcggggaaaagcatctgCCCGtggagacttcgccagtcgcaagacgagtgTGACTGCTCTCCGCAACCCAAAGttaacaaccattgcatcgaaaaggggaatggagaaaatcatctacgacttctactctgatctccgGCAAGGTTCTTTACACATTACCTgttggaatgcaaggttcctaaacagtggaagaccagcaagacctcgttgttgtataaaaaaggagctccacatgacatcagcaactatcgcccagtctgcttactgtccttcatctaaagGCTCTCTACGAGAgcgatccttaataggattgaaagtcttggatgaagaaCAGCCGTGCGAGGAAGCAggatttcgaaaaggattcagcacgattgaccacattcacactgtttcgaaactcatcgaagtatcacgagagtacaagatgccgctctgtctcaccttcatcgacttgaagaaggccttcgactcagttgagatggaagcggtcgtggaagccttggacaaccaaggcgtccctactcagtacataaaggtacttcgacagttgtacagtaacttcacgaccgggatttcgccattctacaagaatatcatcattgaagTGAAGAGGGACGTCCGACAGGATGATACAATCTCActaaaaatattcacagccacactcgagaacgcgatgctaaagttggaatgggacgacatgggggT